Proteins encoded within one genomic window of Gemmatimonadaceae bacterium:
- a CDS encoding zinc-dependent metalloprotease — MRQALLHHTLKVHGMQDRSSTLRQHRLTSRAVRRLVADLALVALVLVATSLGARALAAQAKPVPTIAERTAGMKAMPGFFTLYWDEATARLYWEIDHLDTEFLYQVSMASGLGSNPVGIDRGQLGGTYVLAAKKTGPRVLLLEPNYRFQARNSTNPREVEAVRDAFAPSVHWGFDVVAQTGNSVLVDATAFFLRDARGVIQTLARSGQGSFSLDASRSTLYPAAIKSFPKNTEVEALLTFTSSNPGPLVQGVAATGEAVTLRQHHSFIALPDAGYTPRFSDPRIGVNGPDVMDFAQPVDQDIFRHFASRFRLKKRNPSAARSEPVTPITYYVDPGIPEPVRSALVEGASWWNQAFEAAGFINAFRVAVLPDSADPDDIRYNLIHWNHRRTRGYSYGMTVEDPRTGEILRGNVNLGSLRLRQDYLHGVGMVAPFGPGGGDNDAEFEDAPSVEYLAAVAEKGDALQMALARVRQLSAHEVGHTLGFPHNYIGSAQNRSTVMDYPAPLPRITPQGGIDLSNAYAAGIGDYDKLSVTWLYQDFPAGTDEAKALRDIADAGVKRGLRYVGYTNNNFIGAGHQYASVWDNGANLVDQLVEEMRIRQIGLDKFGPEVIRPGEPISKLEFVLLPLYMHHRFQLRAAVQSLGGADYTNAIRGDGQPPLTIIAGAEQRRALETILGTLSVDFLALPDRIVKMIPPPADRYEEGESFARRSDVLFDPIAAVEASAAFTVGEILHPARMTRLVSYGSMGDYPSLEEVVDRLVAVTWDAPVPSDRYRAQVLRTTQRVVIDQLMRMGSRADVSPDARTVLTDRLGKLALRLERIDVAARTAQQSAALADIRRWENRAEQVIPAPPLQLPPGDPIGGGGSASKSMMKSGSKASKQPTQSPPPARGSAARTPVPRLPSAPHSLRNASIASIRDARHAGPIVEASATTPSASAAMEIVMGSRGEMPKASGRSASPMR, encoded by the coding sequence ATGCGCCAGGCTCTCCTCCATCACACGCTCAAGGTGCACGGCATGCAGGATCGTTCTTCCACGCTGCGGCAGCATCGCCTCACGTCGCGCGCCGTCCGGCGACTCGTCGCCGACCTTGCCCTCGTCGCCCTGGTCCTCGTTGCGACCTCGCTCGGCGCTCGCGCACTCGCTGCGCAGGCGAAGCCCGTTCCCACCATCGCCGAGCGCACCGCGGGGATGAAGGCGATGCCCGGCTTCTTTACCCTGTACTGGGATGAGGCGACGGCCAGGCTCTACTGGGAGATTGACCATCTCGACACCGAGTTCCTCTACCAGGTGTCGATGGCGTCGGGGCTGGGGAGCAACCCGGTGGGGATCGATCGCGGGCAGTTGGGAGGGACATATGTCCTCGCGGCAAAGAAGACGGGGCCGCGCGTCCTCCTCCTCGAGCCTAACTATCGCTTCCAGGCGCGCAACAGCACCAACCCGCGCGAGGTGGAGGCGGTGCGCGATGCCTTCGCGCCGTCGGTGCACTGGGGCTTCGACGTGGTGGCCCAAACCGGGAACAGCGTGCTGGTGGATGCTACCGCGTTCTTCCTTCGCGATGCACGCGGCGTGATCCAGACGCTGGCGCGATCGGGGCAGGGCTCCTTCTCGCTCGACGCGTCGCGCAGCACGCTCTATCCGGCGGCCATCAAGTCATTCCCGAAGAACACCGAGGTCGAGGCGCTGCTCACCTTCACCAGCAGCAACCCCGGCCCATTGGTGCAGGGAGTGGCGGCGACGGGTGAGGCGGTGACGCTGCGACAGCATCACTCGTTCATCGCGCTCCCCGATGCCGGCTACACGCCGCGATTCTCCGATCCGCGCATCGGCGTGAACGGCCCCGACGTGATGGACTTCGCGCAGCCCGTCGACCAGGACATCTTCCGCCACTTCGCGTCACGCTTCCGCCTCAAGAAGCGGAACCCGTCAGCCGCAAGGTCGGAACCCGTCACTCCCATCACCTATTACGTCGACCCGGGGATCCCCGAACCGGTGCGGAGCGCGCTCGTGGAAGGGGCGAGTTGGTGGAACCAGGCGTTCGAGGCGGCGGGCTTCATCAACGCGTTCCGGGTCGCCGTCCTCCCCGACAGCGCCGACCCGGACGACATTCGCTACAACCTGATCCACTGGAACCATCGCCGCACGCGCGGCTACTCGTACGGGATGACGGTCGAGGACCCGCGCACGGGTGAGATTCTGCGCGGCAACGTGAACCTCGGCTCGCTCCGCCTGCGGCAGGACTACCTGCACGGCGTGGGGATGGTCGCGCCGTTCGGCCCTGGTGGCGGCGACAACGACGCCGAGTTCGAGGATGCACCGAGCGTGGAGTACCTGGCTGCCGTGGCGGAGAAGGGCGATGCGCTGCAGATGGCGCTGGCGCGCGTGCGGCAGCTCTCGGCGCACGAGGTGGGGCACACGTTAGGCTTTCCGCACAACTACATCGGCAGTGCGCAGAATCGCTCCACGGTGATGGACTACCCGGCCCCGCTCCCCCGCATCACTCCACAGGGAGGGATCGACCTCTCCAACGCCTACGCGGCGGGGATCGGCGACTACGACAAACTCTCCGTCACCTGGCTCTACCAGGACTTCCCCGCCGGGACCGACGAAGCCAAGGCGCTGCGCGACATTGCCGACGCCGGCGTCAAGCGCGGGCTGCGCTACGTGGGCTACACCAACAACAACTTCATCGGCGCGGGGCACCAGTACGCCTCGGTGTGGGACAACGGCGCCAACCTCGTCGACCAGCTCGTCGAGGAGATGCGCATCCGGCAGATTGGACTCGACAAGTTCGGGCCGGAGGTCATTCGCCCGGGGGAGCCGATCTCGAAGCTGGAGTTTGTCCTCCTCCCGCTGTACATGCATCACCGATTCCAACTGCGCGCAGCAGTGCAGTCGCTGGGGGGAGCCGACTACACCAACGCCATCCGCGGCGATGGGCAGCCCCCGCTCACGATCATCGCGGGCGCCGAGCAACGGCGTGCACTGGAGACGATCCTCGGCACACTCTCGGTCGACTTCCTCGCCCTTCCTGACCGCATCGTGAAGATGATCCCGCCCCCGGCGGACCGGTACGAGGAAGGCGAATCGTTCGCCCGACGCAGCGATGTGCTGTTCGACCCGATTGCGGCTGTCGAGGCCTCGGCGGCGTTCACCGTGGGCGAGATCCTACACCCGGCACGCATGACGCGGTTGGTGTCGTACGGGAGCATGGGCGACTACCCCTCGCTCGAGGAAGTGGTCGACCGCCTGGTCGCCGTGACGTGGGACGCGCCGGTTCCCAGCGACCGGTATCGCGCGCAGGTCCTGCGCACCACACAGCGCGTCGTCATCGACCAGTTGATGCGAATGGGGAGCCGCGCCGACGTCTCACCCGACGCGCGCACCGTCCTCACGGACCGCCTGGGGAAGCTGGCCCTTCGCCTGGAGCGCATCGACGTCGCCGCGCGCACGGCGCAGCAGTCAGCGGCACTGGCCGACATTCGCCGCTGGGAGAACCGCGCCGAGCAGGTGATTCCCGCCCCGCCATTGCAGCTCCCCCCCGGCGACCCGATCGGCGGCGGCGGAAGCGCCTCGAAGTCGATGATGAAAAGCGGCTCTAAAGCCAGCAAACAGCCCACACAATCGCCCCCCCCCGCGCGCGGCTCTGCCGCGCGCACTCCCGTCCCCCGTCTCCCGTCCGCCCCTCACTCGCTTCGCAACGCCTCCATCGCCTCGATCCGCGACGCACGCCACGCTGGCCCCATCGTCGAGGCCAGCGCGACCACGCCGAGCGCGAGCGCGGCGATGGAGATCGTGATGGGGTCACGCGGCGAGATGCCGAAGGCGAGCGGGCGCAGCGCTTCTCCCATGAGGTAG